In one Buteo buteo chromosome 10, bButBut1.hap1.1, whole genome shotgun sequence genomic region, the following are encoded:
- the DMRTA2 gene encoding doublesex- and mab-3-related transcription factor A2, giving the protein MELRSELPSVPAAPPPVPPSSVAAAAAAAAATLPVSVAGSLLRAPPLLLRAAEKYPRTPKCARCRNHGVVSALKGHKRYCRWKDCMCAKCTLIAERQRVMAAQVALRRQQAQEENEARELQLLYGTAEGLALAAANGIIPPRPAYEVFGSVCAGGGGGGGEGGAGASESKMQKFELFPKTLLPSRAVTPQQAGGKPLSPDGESVPGTSSPEARHGSGSENGDGESFLSSPVSKGPKEGEESPGSISPLGSDSGSEADKDEQDPSPSAGGRQRTPIDILTRVFPAHKRSVLELVLQGCGGDVVQAIEQILNNRGPEKGPEEGWARDGALQGLPPTPAAAAHHRPLIAGAMAPAIGTLGSRSAFSPLQPNATHFGAEAGAYPLGTHLGLNPLRLAYSAHSRGLAFMTPYSTAGLMPTLGFRPPVDYAFSDLMRDRSAVHKEQVYSGGLYGPMVNNTPEKQ; this is encoded by the exons ATGGAGCTGCGGTCGGAGCTGCCCAGCgtgcccgccgctccccccccggTACCCCCCAGCTCGgtggcggcggcagcggcggcggcggcggccacgCTGCCGGTAAGCGTAGCCGGGAGCTTGCTGCGGGCtccgccgctgctgctgcgggCGGCCGAGAAGTACCCGCGGACGCCCAAGTGCGCCCGTTGCCGCAACCACGGGGTGGTGTCGGCGCTGAAGGGCCACAAGCGGTACTGCCGCTGGAAGGACTGCATGTGCGCCAAGTGCACCCTCATCGCCGAGCGCCAGCGCGTCATGGCGGCCCAGGTGGCGCTGCGCCGCCAGCAGGCGCAGGAGGAGAACGAGGCCCGCGAGCTCCAGCTGCTCTACGGCACCGCCGAGGGGCTGGCCCTGGCGGCCGCCAACGGCATCATCCCGCCCCGGCCCGCGTACGAGGTCTTCGGCTCCGTCTGCgccggcggaggcggcggcggcggcgagggaGGCGCCGGCGCCTCAG AGTCCAAGATGCAGAAGTTCGAGCTGTTCCCCAAGACGCTGCTGCCGAGCCGCGCCGTCACCCCGCAGCAGGCGGGCGGGAAGCCCCTCTCCCCGGACGGCGAGTCCGTGCCCGGCACCTCCTCCCCAGAAGCTCGGCACGGCTCGGGTTCGGAGAACGGGGACGGCGAGTCCTTCCTGAGCTCGCCCGTCTCCAAGGGCCcgaaggagggggaggagagccCGGGCTCCATCAGCCCGCTGGGCTCGGACTCGGGCTCGGAGGCGGACAAGGACGAGCAGGACCCGTCGCCCTCGGCCGGCGGCCGGCAGCGGACTCCCATCGACATCCTGACGCGCGTCTTCCCGGCGCACAAGCGCAGCGtgctggagctggtgctgcagggctgcggCGGCGACGTGGTGCAGGCCATCGAGCAGATCCTCAACAACCGCGGCCCGGAGAAGGGCCCCGAGGAGGGCTGGGCTCGGGACGGCGCCCTGCAAGGCCTTCCGCccacccccgccgccgccgcccacCACCGGCCCTTGATAGCCGGCGCCATGGCCCCCGCCATCGGCACGCTGGGCAGCCGCTCGGCCTtctcccccctgcagcccaaCGCCACGCACTTCGGGGCCGAGGCCGGCGCCTACCCGCTGGGCACCCACCTGGGACTCAACCCCCTCCGCCTCGCCTACTCGGCGCACAGCCGGGGACTGGCCTTCATGACCCCCTACTCCACGGCCGGGCTGATGCCCACCCTGGGGTTCCGGCCGCCCGTGGACTACGCCTTCAGCGACCTCATGCGGGACCGCTCCGCCGTGCACAAGGAGCAGGTCTACTCCGGCGGGCTCTACGGGCCCATGGTCAACAACACCCCCGAGAAGCAATAG